One window of Bacillus sp. THAF10 genomic DNA carries:
- the leuC gene encoding 3-isopropylmalate dehydratase large subunit: MQPRTLFEKIWDRHTVVKENNKPNLLYIDLHLVHEVTSPQAFEGLRLTGRKVRRPDLTYATMDHNVPTINPFHVTDEIASKQMTTLEENCQEFGIKLADLHSSEQGIVHVIGPELGLTQPGKTIVCGDSHTSTHGAFGALAFGIGTSEVEHVLATQCLWQTKPKTLKIDFKGLRPLGVSAKDIILALIATHGTDFGTGYVLEFTGDVMEKMSMEERMTICNMAIEAGAKAGLVAPDETTFSYLNGRKYAPVGEDRDRAEVEWYALRSDEGAVYDRVIEFDITNLEPQVTWGTNPSMGTKISGRVPDPKAIEDESDRRSISQAIEYMGLTPGMKISDIEIDYVFIGSCTNSRIEDLRQAAQVVKGKNVSSRVTALVVPGSKQVKKQAEEEGLHDVFLEAGFEWRDAGCSMCLSMNPDVVPSGKRCASTSNRNFEGRQGRGARTHLVSPAMAAAAAIKGHFVNVNEWGLKAEEVV, translated from the coding sequence ATGCAACCTAGAACTCTGTTTGAGAAGATTTGGGATAGGCACACAGTTGTAAAAGAAAATAACAAACCAAATCTGTTATACATTGACCTGCATTTGGTCCATGAAGTTACGTCTCCGCAGGCTTTTGAGGGCTTGAGATTAACCGGAAGAAAAGTAAGACGGCCAGATCTGACTTATGCAACAATGGATCATAACGTTCCGACCATCAATCCTTTTCATGTAACAGACGAAATTGCGTCAAAACAAATGACTACTCTAGAGGAAAACTGTCAAGAGTTTGGAATAAAGCTTGCAGATCTTCACAGCTCCGAACAAGGAATTGTTCACGTTATCGGACCAGAGTTAGGCCTTACGCAACCAGGAAAAACCATCGTTTGTGGAGATAGCCATACCTCGACTCACGGGGCATTTGGAGCCCTAGCTTTTGGAATTGGAACAAGCGAAGTGGAACATGTATTGGCCACTCAATGCCTATGGCAAACCAAGCCTAAAACCTTAAAAATTGATTTTAAAGGCTTAAGACCACTTGGTGTATCCGCTAAGGATATCATACTTGCATTGATTGCCACTCATGGTACGGATTTTGGGACAGGGTATGTTCTAGAGTTTACAGGAGATGTTATGGAAAAAATGTCAATGGAAGAGCGAATGACCATCTGTAACATGGCGATTGAAGCAGGGGCAAAAGCTGGGTTAGTTGCTCCAGATGAAACAACTTTCTCTTATTTAAATGGAAGAAAGTATGCACCAGTAGGAGAAGATCGTGATAGAGCAGAAGTAGAATGGTATGCACTTCGTTCAGATGAAGGAGCAGTATACGATAGAGTGATAGAATTTGATATAACCAATCTGGAGCCCCAGGTAACATGGGGCACAAATCCATCAATGGGAACGAAGATAAGTGGGAGGGTACCAGACCCTAAAGCCATAGAAGATGAATCAGATAGACGTTCCATTTCTCAAGCGATTGAGTACATGGGGCTAACGCCGGGGATGAAAATTTCAGATATCGAGATTGATTATGTATTTATTGGTTCTTGTACCAATTCAAGAATAGAAGATTTAAGACAGGCAGCACAAGTGGTAAAAGGGAAAAATGTATCATCTAGAGTGACTGCACTAGTGGTGCCAGGCTCTAAACAAGTGAAAAAACAGGCAGAGGAAGAAGGGCTGCATGACGTTTTTCTTGAAGCAGGCTTCGAGTGGCGAGACGCTGGCTGTAGCATGTGTTTAAGTATGAACCCGGATGTTGTTCCCTCAGGTAAACGATGTGCCTCAACCTCAAACCGCAACTTCGAAGGCCGGCAAGGAAGAGGAGCAAGAACGCATCTAGTCAGCCCGGCCATGGCAGCTGCAGCGGCAATTAAGGGTCACTTTGTTAATGTGAATGAATGGGGCTTGAAAGCAGAGGAGGTGGTCTAA
- the leuD gene encoding 3-isopropylmalate dehydratase small subunit: MEALITHRGKVIPLDKANVDTDQIIPKQFLKRIERTGFGQFLFYDWRFDEEGREKEEFILNNPQYRGASILLARKNFGCGSSREHAPWSLLDYGIKIVISSSFADIFYNNCFKNGILPIILKEEEVEELFFLSDKNVLEADVDLEFQELQVGERVFPFTTDSYRKEMLLKGLDDIGLTEIYEKQIAAFEKKRT; this comes from the coding sequence ATGGAAGCTCTTATCACACATAGAGGAAAGGTTATTCCTTTAGACAAAGCCAATGTGGATACAGACCAGATTATCCCGAAGCAGTTTTTAAAACGGATTGAACGGACCGGGTTTGGGCAATTCTTGTTTTATGACTGGCGATTTGACGAAGAAGGCAGAGAAAAGGAAGAATTTATTTTAAACAATCCTCAGTATCGTGGCGCTTCCATTCTACTTGCTAGAAAGAATTTTGGTTGCGGCTCTTCCAGGGAGCATGCACCATGGTCACTACTAGACTATGGAATCAAAATAGTCATCTCTTCGTCCTTTGCAGATATTTTTTATAACAACTGTTTCAAAAACGGGATTTTGCCCATTATATTAAAAGAAGAAGAGGTAGAAGAACTTTTTTTTCTGTCTGATAAAAACGTTTTAGAAGCAGATGTTGATTTGGAGTTTCAGGAGCTGCAGGTAGGAGAACGTGTTTTTCCGTTCACAACCGATTCGTATCGCAAAGAAATGCTCTTAAAAGGGTTAGACGATATAGGATTAACAGAAATATATGAAAAACAAATAGCTGCATTTGAAAAAAAGAGAACTTAA